GTATAACCGTGGGTAAATTCGCCACCTTTGGCCTTGATGACGTCGGCAACGCGATCACTCACCATGGTACCGCCCAGCGGGAAGTAACCATTGGTCACCGCCTTGGCAAAGGTCATCAGATCCGGCTGCATACCGTAATAGTCTGCACCAAACCACTCACCGGTGCGCCCGAAACCGAAGATCACTTCGTCCATCACCAACAGGATGTCGTACTGATCCAGAATTTTTTTGATTTCCGGCCAGTAGGTCTCTGGGGGAATGATCACGCCACCGGCACCCTGAATTGGCTCGGCGATAAAAGCCGCTACCTTGTCCGGGCCCAACTCCTGGATCTTCTCATCCAGACAGCGCGCCGCATGCACACCGAATTCTTCCGGTGACATGTCGCCACCCTCACCAAACCAGTACGGCTGCTGAATGTGCTCGATATAGTCCAGCGCCTGAAACTGCTTGTGCATGCCGCTCATGCCGCCGAGGCTGGCACCACCGATGGTGGAGCCGTGGTAACCATTCTTGCGGGAAATAACGATGCGCTTTTCGGGCTGCTCTTTGAGGTCCCAGTAGCGGCGGATGATACGCAAGTTGGTGTCGTTCGCTTCACTACCGGAACCGGTGAAGAAGACATTGTTCATCCCCGCCGGAGTCACGTCGGCCAGCATGTCAGCAAGCTCGATGGACGGCACGGTGGTGCACTGGAAAAAGCTGTTATAGAACGGCAGCTTGTTCAGCTGCTCGTAGATGGCCTCGCTGATTTCACGACGGCTGTACCCCAGGTTACAGCACCACAGGCCCGACATGCCGTCCAGCATCTGGTGGCCATCAATATCGGTGATGTAAGCGCCCTCGGCACTGGTAATCACCCGGGTGCCCTGATTACCCAGATCGTTGAAATCGGTAAACGGGTGCAACAGGTGCTCGCGGTCATGTTGTTGTAACTGGCTCTTGTTCATGAACTCACTCCTGATTCATAGACCCCCTGCGATGACCCACAGGCGGCGCTGCAAAATGTGATCACATTTTAGGGGCAAGAATAGAAACAGTGCAACCGCTATTGATCCGGGAAGCAGGCTTTGCCGGACTGCAGTGACACGACTGGCTCTAGCGTAGCGCCGATTACAGAACAGTAGTTGCGCGCTTTTTGTGCAATTCAGTGACAGAAGCGAAGAAAGTGGGGGAAAAACGAGGGGGAGAGTAAGGTCGAATTGTGACCGGCAGGTTGCGGGACCAAACGGTCGAGGGCTGTGCCCCGCGACCGCGTTGGATCAAAGCAATCTAT
This Microbulbifer sp. Q7 DNA region includes the following protein-coding sequences:
- a CDS encoding aspartate aminotransferase family protein: MNKSQLQQHDREHLLHPFTDFNDLGNQGTRVITSAEGAYITDIDGHQMLDGMSGLWCCNLGYSRREISEAIYEQLNKLPFYNSFFQCTTVPSIELADMLADVTPAGMNNVFFTGSGSEANDTNLRIIRRYWDLKEQPEKRIVISRKNGYHGSTIGGASLGGMSGMHKQFQALDYIEHIQQPYWFGEGGDMSPEEFGVHAARCLDEKIQELGPDKVAAFIAEPIQGAGGVIIPPETYWPEIKKILDQYDILLVMDEVIFGFGRTGEWFGADYYGMQPDLMTFAKAVTNGYFPLGGTMVSDRVADVIKAKGGEFTHGYTYSAHPAACMAGIATINILRDEKIIENVRDNTGPYLAKRWAELAEHPIVGEARSLGLVGALELVKDKGSRARFDDKCTAGAVCRDMSIKNGLVMRATGDTMIIAPPLIMTTEQIDELVEKAHRALDDTARAMA